One part of the Marmota flaviventris isolate mMarFla1 chromosome 4, mMarFla1.hap1, whole genome shotgun sequence genome encodes these proteins:
- the Znf25 gene encoding zinc finger protein 25 isoform X2: MNKFKGPVTFKDVTVEFTKEEWKLLTPAQRTLYKDVMLENYNHLVSVGYRVSKPNLVFKLKQGKEPWVLEVEFPRRRCPEELWNDRGAKYQKSQAGNSRMGELTKHQKTHNQEETYECNQCGKSFCQKSALIVHRHTHYKNKSYECEKCGKSFSINEDLIKHQKIHTRDKTYECKECKKIFYHLSSLSRHLRTHAGEKPYECNQCEKSFYQKPHLTEHQKTHTGEKPFECTECGKFFYVKAYLMVHQKTHTGEKPFECKECGKNFSQKSHLTVHQRTHTGEKPYKCKECGKFFSRNSHLKTHQRTHTGEKPYECKECGKCFYQKSALTVHQRTHTGEKPFECNKCGKNFYYKSDLTKHQRKHTGEKPYECTECGKSFSVNSVLRLHQRTHTGEKPYECKECGKSFSQKSHFTIHQRKHTGEKPYECQECGDTFIQKSQLNAHQKTHTRKGKADK; the protein is encoded by the exons GGACCAGTGACATTTAAGGATGTTACTGTGGAATTCACCAAGGAGGAGTGGAAATTACTGACTCCTGCTCAGAGGACCCTGTACAAGGATGTCATGCTGGAGAACTACAATCACCTGGTCTCAGTGG gTTATCGTGTGAGTAAGCCAAATCTGGTCTTCAAATTGAAGCAAGGAAAAGAGCCATGGGTATTGGAAGTAGAATTTCCACGTCGGCGTTGTCCTG AAGAACTATGGAATGACCGTGGGGCAAAGTACCAGAAAAGTCAAGCTGGAAATTCAAG GATGGGAGAACTCACAAAACATCAGAAAACTCATAACCAGGAGGAAACTTATGAATGTAACCAATGTGGAAAATCCTTCTGCCAAAAGTCTGCCCTCATAGTGCATCGACATACACATTACAAGAACAAATCCTATGAATGTGAAAAATGTGGGAAATCTTTCTCTATAAATGAAGACCTCATAAAACATCAGAAAATTCACACCAGAGATAAAACctatgaatgtaaagaatgtaaGAAAATTTTCTACCACCTATCATCTCTTAGTAGACATCTGAGAACCCATGCAggggagaaaccctatgaatgtaatcAGTGTGAAAAATCTTTCTATCAGAAACCACACCTCACAGAAcatcagaaaacacacacagggGAGAAACCCTTTGAGTGTACTGAATGTGGGAAGTTCTTCTATGTGAAGGCATACCTCATGGTACATCAGAAAACACATACAGGGGAAAAACCTTTTgagtgtaaggaatgtgggaaaaacTTTTCTCAGAAGTCACACCTCACAGTACATCAAAGAACACACACAGGGGAGAAACCATataaatgtaaggaatgtgggaaattCTTTTCTAGAAACTCACACCTCAAAACTCATCAGAGGACTCACACAGGAGAAAAACcttatgaatgtaaggaatgtggtaaATGCTTCTACCAGAAGTCAGCCCTCACAGTACATCAGCGAACTCATACAGGGGAAAAACCCTTTGAATGTAATAAATGTGGTAAAAACTTTTACTATAAATCAGACCTCACTAAACATCAAAGAAaacacacaggagagaaaccctatgaatgcaCAGAGTGTGGTAAATCATTCTCTGTGAATTCAGTCCTCAGATTACATCAAAGGACtcatacaggagagaaaccctatgaatgcaAGGAATGTGGGAAATCCTTTTCTCAGAAGTCACATTTTACCATACATCAGAGAAAGCACACAGGGGAGAAACCCTATGAGTGTCAGGAGTGTGGGGATACCTTTATCCAGAAGTCACAACTCAATGCACATCAGAAGACACATACACGGAAGGGAAAAGCTGACAAATAG
- the Znf25 gene encoding zinc finger protein 25 isoform X1 has protein sequence MSQVHQDYVRVINGQGPVTFKDVTVEFTKEEWKLLTPAQRTLYKDVMLENYNHLVSVGYRVSKPNLVFKLKQGKEPWVLEVEFPRRRCPEELWNDRGAKYQKSQAGNSRMGELTKHQKTHNQEETYECNQCGKSFCQKSALIVHRHTHYKNKSYECEKCGKSFSINEDLIKHQKIHTRDKTYECKECKKIFYHLSSLSRHLRTHAGEKPYECNQCEKSFYQKPHLTEHQKTHTGEKPFECTECGKFFYVKAYLMVHQKTHTGEKPFECKECGKNFSQKSHLTVHQRTHTGEKPYKCKECGKFFSRNSHLKTHQRTHTGEKPYECKECGKCFYQKSALTVHQRTHTGEKPFECNKCGKNFYYKSDLTKHQRKHTGEKPYECTECGKSFSVNSVLRLHQRTHTGEKPYECKECGKSFSQKSHFTIHQRKHTGEKPYECQECGDTFIQKSQLNAHQKTHTRKGKADK, from the exons GGACCAGTGACATTTAAGGATGTTACTGTGGAATTCACCAAGGAGGAGTGGAAATTACTGACTCCTGCTCAGAGGACCCTGTACAAGGATGTCATGCTGGAGAACTACAATCACCTGGTCTCAGTGG gTTATCGTGTGAGTAAGCCAAATCTGGTCTTCAAATTGAAGCAAGGAAAAGAGCCATGGGTATTGGAAGTAGAATTTCCACGTCGGCGTTGTCCTG AAGAACTATGGAATGACCGTGGGGCAAAGTACCAGAAAAGTCAAGCTGGAAATTCAAG GATGGGAGAACTCACAAAACATCAGAAAACTCATAACCAGGAGGAAACTTATGAATGTAACCAATGTGGAAAATCCTTCTGCCAAAAGTCTGCCCTCATAGTGCATCGACATACACATTACAAGAACAAATCCTATGAATGTGAAAAATGTGGGAAATCTTTCTCTATAAATGAAGACCTCATAAAACATCAGAAAATTCACACCAGAGATAAAACctatgaatgtaaagaatgtaaGAAAATTTTCTACCACCTATCATCTCTTAGTAGACATCTGAGAACCCATGCAggggagaaaccctatgaatgtaatcAGTGTGAAAAATCTTTCTATCAGAAACCACACCTCACAGAAcatcagaaaacacacacagggGAGAAACCCTTTGAGTGTACTGAATGTGGGAAGTTCTTCTATGTGAAGGCATACCTCATGGTACATCAGAAAACACATACAGGGGAAAAACCTTTTgagtgtaaggaatgtgggaaaaacTTTTCTCAGAAGTCACACCTCACAGTACATCAAAGAACACACACAGGGGAGAAACCATataaatgtaaggaatgtgggaaattCTTTTCTAGAAACTCACACCTCAAAACTCATCAGAGGACTCACACAGGAGAAAAACcttatgaatgtaaggaatgtggtaaATGCTTCTACCAGAAGTCAGCCCTCACAGTACATCAGCGAACTCATACAGGGGAAAAACCCTTTGAATGTAATAAATGTGGTAAAAACTTTTACTATAAATCAGACCTCACTAAACATCAAAGAAaacacacaggagagaaaccctatgaatgcaCAGAGTGTGGTAAATCATTCTCTGTGAATTCAGTCCTCAGATTACATCAAAGGACtcatacaggagagaaaccctatgaatgcaAGGAATGTGGGAAATCCTTTTCTCAGAAGTCACATTTTACCATACATCAGAGAAAGCACACAGGGGAGAAACCCTATGAGTGTCAGGAGTGTGGGGATACCTTTATCCAGAAGTCACAACTCAATGCACATCAGAAGACACATACACGGAAGGGAAAAGCTGACAAATAG